TGGGACGGTGGAGACGTGGTGGCCACGGGCGAGAAGGAGGGCGGCGCTCGAGGTGGCGGCGATGGCAGAGGCAGTCGCGAAACGCTTCTGGCCAAGGTTGATCTTCTGGTGCCACTTGCGCCAGACCTTGGTGGGTGCGAACATGCGACCAGAACGGCACATGTTACCGTATGCAGCCTGACCGGCACGGTGAGTACCACCACCGGACACACGTGGGATACGTGCGACGGCGCGACCTGAGTCTATTGTCAGCATTGATGTTCCTCGTCCTCTGTATGCATCCCAATGCCGCCACTCGCTGCATCTCGTAGGTGTAGTTCCACGTACCAGTACCCCAGGACTCAGCACTGGTCTGGTGGCCGGCCTTCTCGCTCACGGCGTATGGCTGGCGCTTATTCTTGGCCATGCCGGTGTGCACCTGCCTGCGGTGTTGTTAGCCCATCTGCCCATGTTCTCTCTCTTTCATCGCGCGGTGTGTTCGTACTGGACAATGTCCGATCGGATCGGGGCCTTGAAGACGGCGGGCAGGGTGAGGGTGTCCTTGGAGGCGGCGCCATCGGCACCGTGGACGGTGACAGTCGGTCTGGAGGCCATTGCGAGTGCTGTGCGGATTAGTAGTATCGACTGGCGTTGTCGCTGCAACGCTCGAAGTGTCCCAAACCTCGCCCAAATTCGAGATGCCCTAGCGCCTGGCAAAATGGAATCTTGGCGGCTGTGTGGATGCGGCCTGAGGCACGTCGGCAGGTCGGGGCTTGCAACTTCAAAATGCTCCTCGCTGTCACTCTTGCGATCTCGATCAACACAACGACAACGTCGACGTTCTGGAAATCTGGCTCAAGAGTTCCTAAGACTCACGTCATGCATGTTACATTGTAGCATCTGCATAGCTCATCTCTTGACTAGCCTGGCTCACTAAGATCCTGCCGATATCTCGCTTCTTCAGCATCCATCCACTACTCATCCAGAAAGTCGTCGACCAACATGGCCTTTACGCGCACTCCTGTGCCACTATCATACAGATCTTCATGTTACAGCGACCTCTGTTACGAAACGACACCTGCGCCCACGGGTCTCTAGCAGCCAATGTCAATCTCAAAATTGGCAACGCGACAACGGACCTTTTCTGATCTCACGAACCTTTGGTCCAAAGGTACATCCCGACCCTGGTCCGACTCTTGTCTTTTCCACAAAGGCTTGAGACATCAGGTATGTGGCTCGCTGCCCTCCAGGATTGGCAAGCTGAGCTCTTCTGCAGTCACCACATCGCAGATTGCAGATGACAGGATGCTATGCTACAGACTGATCCACCACCTGTCCTGGAAGTGCGCCAGAATGTGTACATATTCGTAGAGTACTGTCAGCGCGATCGGCCGATGCTCATGCACTTGATGCATAAACTCTTCGGAGACCAAAGCTGGAAACCTGTTGATTGATCAGCTTTTAGATGAAGTACACAGAGGCAGTGAGCAATTACCACGCCATCGCGCGAACGTCCTGCGGGTACCAATGCTTTACTATCTTTGCTTGTCTGAGCTGAGACAAGGCTTCCGTGCAAGCTTCGTCAAGTTCGGGATGTTTAGGGAAACCTGGGGCGTTTCTCGTTGACCGCAATGCCAGTTGACCAAGGCTGGACTCTACGGACGCATCCTTGGGAAAGAGTGCCGCAACCAGCTGCTTGTTCGCACCATTATGATGTCGTTCCCACATGGCCCTTGGCCCCCGGAATAGCACGAACAGATCGACAATTTCAGCGAGACTTGGTCTCGTCTTGGCCGAAAGAGCAGATGAGAAAGCCACAATCACCAGAATGGCAGAAAAGAGAAACACAACGTTCTGCTCCTGCTCGTCCTCGTCGTTGGCAGTCAACATCTCCCGGAATATCGGCAGAGCTATTTGCTGATGGTGAAGTCCACGAGTGCGAAATTTGGCAGAATCACCATGGGCGGCCGCTACACAAGCAAGGTCCATTGCTGCAAGAGCCAGCATGCCGTGTTGAAGTACAGCATGGTTCTCAGCGACAAGTGGTACTTCTGTCTGCCAGATCCTGGGCGACTCTGGAGCTGGAAACAGATGCAGCGATGTCACCGTTGAATACCTATGCATCAAGACCAGGTCCAAGCTGTCGAAGCGGTCCATCTCCGGCGCTTTGTCCGTGACACTAGAGCTCGTCTCTGAGGGATTCCCATTCTGCTTGACGTTGTCGCTTAGGTATTCACAAGCAGTATTACGACGCCGGCAATTGTTGCAGATTGGACGTTCTTCACCACACTAGTGGCTGATTAGCACAAAGGAACCAAATTGCCACATGCAACAACATGGCGTACCTTCACATGCCTGGCTTTGCACGCTATGCACCCTGTTCGTGTCTTGCCGTGAAATCGACGGCTCGGCATCGTGCATACGTATTGGAGAAACTCCTCCACTCAGCGTCAGACCGTATGCCTCACGATATACGAGAACCTGGGGTGGGCGCAGGCAGCGAGATTTGAGACGAACAAAGCGATTTCACCGTCTAGTATAAGCGCGCAGCAATTGGTCAAGTCAGTGCCTTCTCGGTTCACTGCCTCCGATCGGCTAGATGTTTGTCTTGGTCCTGGCCCGGATTGGTTAGCGTACGACATACGAAAAGACAATCTGCAGCCAAGATCCACCACAACCCACCATATGTTCTCGCATCTCTCGCATACGCATTCGCGGCATCACAAGATCCGAACGCTGTGAAGAAGTGGGCTACACAATCTAATGATGACCTACACGTGGCAAAAGGTAAACGTAGGGCTGAATCTCGACATTGTCCCTTCATCGATTTTATCTCACCTTGTCGGGCGTCCCGCGAACAAAGACACAGACTAGGATCTGGACCGCCACCTGACAATACATCCCAGCCATAAGATCTTAGTCATCACAGATAACCTTCTTACGCAGCAACTACACGAGCCAGGATTTGGACCATGGGCTCACGGGAGTTCTGCACCGAAGTAACACCACAATGCCCGGTCGAGCTCACGACTTATGGTTATCGCCCTACTCTCGCCGGTAACAGCATCATCCTCGCATTATTTGGGATCTGTACCATAGCTCAACTCGCTTTGGGCATAAAACATCGCCTCCCCGCTTTCGCCTCCGTGGTGTGTATAGCATGTGCGCTAGAGTGCGCAGGATATGGAGGAAGGCTGATGATGAACGACAACCCGTGGTCGAGTGGAGGGTTTAAGCTGCAGATTGTCGGACTCATCCTCGCACCTTCTTTTCTGGCTGCCGGCATATACTTGACTTTCAAGCATCTGGTTATAGTTTTGGGGCGGCAATACTCCAGGCTGATGCCAAGACTCTACCCTTGGATCTTCATTAGCTGCGACTTTGCGAGCATTGTTTTGCAGGCGATTGGTGGTGGCATTGCGGCTAGCGAGACGGAACAGCTCCTTGATGTCGGCAACGGCATCATAATAGCCGGTATCGCATTTCAGGTTGCGACTATGGGAGTCTGTATTCTTCTGGCTGTTGACTTCGCTATCAAGCTCTGGAAGTCTCGATCACGATCTACCGCCGATGGTGCTGCATTGGAAAACGTTAAGACTTACACGACAACGACTGCGTTTTACTATTACCTGGGATGCATGGCAGTGGCGTTCGTTACGATCTTCATTCGATGCATATACCGACTTCCTGAGATGGCTGGTGGCTGGGGCAATCCTTTGATGAGGAATGAGAAAGAGTTCTTGATCTTGGATGGAGCTATGGTTGCGATTGCAGCAGTCTTGATGACGATCGCGCATCCTGGTATCTTCTTCCCCGAGATGAGGGCGAAGAATGTTGCGAGGCAAGCAGAGCAAGCAGAGAAGGCGGCGGGTGGGAATGAGAGTCCTTGACCCAAGCAGGAGAGGCGACATCGACAGCATACATACGGCATACACAGTGTTCTTTTCTCTCAGCATGGCGACGGCAGCATAGCAACGGTAGCATGGAAACGGCAGATCTTAGAACAGGAGTCAGTGAATCTCACGATCAACAGAAACATCTCCAACCCGACGGATCCTTTGGCGAGCACTTTCTTTATTCACGAGCACGGTTAGGCGTATGTGAGCGGACGAATACTTGCAGAGTGGATCGTGAATCCTACCTGTCTCTGTTTATCACAGTCAAACAGCGCGCAGCGTTTTATCTCAAGCAAGGGATGCGCATTGGAACGTGTCAATACCAACATCTCATGCCCACAACCACTGAACAAAGGTTTGGACCACAAAACAAAGGACATCGAAGCACATCTACAATCCGAAACATTGCTTCCTCGACATAGCCAAGGTCCTGGCAACAGCTCAAACAATACGAACATCCCGTCCTACAATCACACCACCAAACAATCTCTCAGCCCACAGTCCCATATCATCCAGCCCAGCTTCCATCATGATCATTCCAATCCGCTGCTTCACCTGCGGCAAACCCATTGCCCACCTCTTCGAAACCTACGTCAACCTCATCTCCACCGAAGTCCCCGACCCCGAAGCCAGCGCCATAACGGGCGAACCCGAAACGAAGATGATGGATGATGGCGATGTGAGTCTCGCATAAATATAACTACCCCGTGTCATGTTCCGAGAGCATAGCTAACACCTCTCGATGTACTAGGCTATGGATATCATTGGCCTAACACGATATTGTTGTAGAAGAATGATGCTGACGCATGTCGACTTGGTCCAGAAGTTTCTAGGGTATAAGACAGCGGATGCGCATAAGATCATGGAGGATATAAAAAAAGAAATGAGCACACAAGGGACTAAGTACTGAGGCCTACGACGAGGAGTTAAATGGGATACCTTCATACCCACGCAGTAGGATTCTCGATGTTGTCAATGACCTGGAAGTCAACCACTGGCGAGGAGGCTTCCATGTCTACCGTCATGGACCGATCCCACTGTATCACTGTGTGCGAATTGCACATGACAACGTGTTCAGCTCGAAGAAGAAGAGACAGCACCACGTGTGGCTCAATCGTCTGTGCGCTGCCGAGAAGCAATCAATACCATCACGGGGCATTTCGTGGTAACAGAGTCGGAAGTGCTTGTCCTCCTACAAGTACTCCATGAGGTGAACGCTATGGGCCGCGACATCTTGTACTGGTGAAGCGGTATCTTCGCTTCTGCCGCAATGCATCGAGCATTGATAGGAGAAGTCATCGATTTTCCCTCTGTGACTGGGTGAGGGTTTTAGCGATTAACTCTGACGCTGTGATGAATTGTTGTCGACACTGATGATTTGTTGAGTTCAGAGTTGTAGAGAAGTTCAATTGATCGTCATTCGTCAAGAGCTTCGGCTTGGCACGGGATCCGCGGACCTGCCTCCTCTGCCTTCCACTCACCGACTTGCTGCTGTTCGCTGACCCGCGCCGTTTGCTCTTTCCTACATGCCCTATACACAATCGCCGCCGCCATCTTCACGTCGTTGGCAGTGAAGTCGAAATGGCCCGATCGAACGGCGCCCTAATGCATTCACACACCGCTTCGGCTCGATGGATGGACTTTTAGGACGGTGTGAGTGACAGCGCGAGAGAACGAAAGAGTTGTGGTATAAAAGGTGTCAGCAGATCTGAGGCTCAAATCGATGCAGAGTACTAGTAAGAGGTACGGTGAGGTGAGACAACGCGCAAGAGGAAGCACGGGCATGGAAGGAAGGACTGCTTTGTTCAACAAGAGGATGGGTGGCATTGGAGTGCGCTTGCGGAGCTTTTTCTTGACATGGGCGGACTCATTCGCGAGCATACGCATAAGGCTATGCTCATATGGTTCAAGGTTGGGTGCAAGATTTGCAGTGCTTGACGAACGCTGAGACTGCCTGCGCCCCATCCTCCCACCGCTAATTGACCACATGTCACTCCTCGGTCTTAAAAGCAAACTACCTGCGTGAGGCCGCTTCTGCACTACAGATCGGTCGGTGGTTAGTGGCAGGGCTTCTCGAAGTCCTGCACTTTTCTGACTTACGGCAGTCTGGCAAGATCCCTGCTTGATTATGAGCGCTTTCATGTCCTGTGTGTTCAAGACTTGTGATGCGTACAGATGAGCAGGCAAGGGTCTTTCCATCCTCATAGCATATTTGAGGGTCTGCTGCGTCGCATGTACCGTCTGCCCAGACGGCTGTGGTGAAGCCGAGTACGGCAACAACCATGGAGAGGTACTTCAATACGAACATTTTCTGGGTCGGTCGTGGCGAGAAGAAAGTTAGCAATTGAGGCTGGATGCTGGCGAGTGCTTGTCGACGGACTGGGTGTAAATGGTACAGGTGCCAGTTACAACAGTGGGCTACCACAGCACTCTATATAGGACAGAATGGCCGACCCGCTGGCCAAGGTGCGTTGCAATCATCCCCAATACTCAAGGAAACGACACAGCTCTACATGGATCATAGCCAGATCGGCAAGGAATGCAGAGCTGCTAGGCCCAGCTTTTGCAGATGTAAAAGATGGAAGCAAAGCGTGAGGTCCATCCATAGCATAGCAACATGAACTAAGCAAACCCTGAGTCAGAAGCGTTCGGACTTGGTCACAATTGGACGAAGCATGATTTACACAGTGTTAAGGTATCGTCTGCTTGATCGTCGAAGTTAGCAGAGACTGGGTTTGTGTATGCAAGGCCACATCCTGAAGGAAGCGGCGGAGGACTCGCCGCTTCGGGCAACGCAGGAACGATGCCTCGACTGGTATAGCAAAGGGAACCACGCCAGGATCGGCAGCACAAGAACAAGCCATGCACCTCAAAATACTGCCCGCAATTCGCTAAAATGTATGGTGACTTTACAGCAGCACGAGATGTTGGTTCTGCTTACACAGAGCAGTAAGCAGCGTGGGGCCAACACACTGACCGGCTGGAGCGTACGATCGCACTCACTGTTCGGCACGGATAACAGGCTTCCGTTACCGGACGCATCACTGCGTGTACGAAGAGCACCTCAAAGGCTCAAAGGAGATGGCAGCACTCGGACCAGTGTTGGTTGATGTAGCCTCCGACACGATGATGGTGTTGATGACGTCGGACTTGTCTCTACATGTACCCGACTTGGCCGATCTTTTACCCGGCCCCAGCCGAGAATCCAACATCACCTCCGCTTTCTCCTGCACGCTCCCTTGTCTCTTCCTTCGCTTCATCCTGCGCATGAAGCCCGCTTCACCATTGCCGAACCCTCATACACTCACACCTGGAGCGAGGATGAAGCCATGCAGGTCACCATCGACGTCCGACGGGACGATCTATGTACACTGGCAAAACCCGCTGACGTCGTAAAAGCAAGGAGACCTTTGGGACGTGCACTGTCTTGTCAACACTCATCGAAAGAAAGCCATGATCTCTACTCACATCAGTCTCGCAGATGCAATTTCCCTTCTGGCCAGGTGCTGTGTAGAAGCAGCTCTTGGTAGCCAGGTCGCAAGCCTGTGCTCGGTCAGCGCTTCCGACCATCGCAGTCGCGTCCTTTGAAGAAGAGACGAACGCCATCGTATTGAGTTGGGAGACCCTGAGGCACCGCCGCTGCCAAAGAGCAGAGCAGAGCGAGGGCTGCGAGGGCATTCATAATTTCGAAAGGCGCGGCCTGGCTGGGCGTCTAGATTGGTGTGTGAAAAAGATTATCAGGTAACGATGGGTTGCAGTGAACCTCATATGCTTCTCTGCTGACAGACGAGGCTGATGTCGGGCACTATATGTCCGCCTTTCTTCTTGGGTCGTTAACTGCCGCTCGGCTACACATGCCCGTGTACTTGTCCATGTGGCCTCTCGTAGGCAGCTTGACCGGTCCCTTCACAAGCTTTGCCTAGCACTAAATGATGCAGTGATTTAGCAAAATCATACGCTGTTCAAGCAACAATGATGGATGATCTACAGGGACCACGCGAGGAAGCTTTGACTATGCAGGAGAATGTTTTTGCTAGCGGACTATCCGGGGAAAAGCGGATGTTGGCCAAGACTCTAGCGAATGTTGCGAAGGACATAAGCGTTCTTTCGGTTCGTTGCAACTGTAGATCGACGTCTGCTGATCATGCTTACACTGCTTATGTGCACAAGATGCTTCGAAACTGTCTCCACAAGGCGACGTTGCATCGGGGCCGCGTACTTCAATTGGAAACCGAGCTGTACAGGGACCGCTGGACGGGGCTACAATCTCGATTTACACAAGACGGTACAAGGACGGGCGACTATGCACACACGACCGGGCAACTATGCACCACGGGCGGGCAACCATGCATACATGTATCATGGATGTTATTAGTCGCTGCGATATATGGAAAACACAGTCATCGCGATTCACACAGCCACGCCCTGCGCAGCACCTCATCGCGAATAAGCCATGGAGTCGACACGCCCGCAAAGCCTACTTATCGATCACATGAACGAAGTGGTGGCGAGATTACTTCAGAGTCCACCTGAAGCGCTGGAAGCTCTGCACAAGAACATGAGTGTTCTGAAGCACCAACTCCGTGTCTTCGCGATCACTTTGGAAGCTACCACACCGCAGATGGCTCCGGAGACTGCAGCTGAATTGCCGCCGTCAGCTCCAGTCCGTCATAACACCAGCATAGCCACAGAGGAAGCCGAGATCCATAGTTTGCTGTGCAATGCAGCACAGCAATTTTCGAAGGTACGGTGCCAATTTCGAGAACTGCGGGACATGTCTTTGCCTGGTTATCTCAGGATGCTCGCTTGGCGCATCTACATCCATTGACGTCTTCGCGTCATCCATGCTTGCGAGCTGGCCCGCTGATTCTTGAAGATCGTCTTCTGCTTCTGAGCTCTTGCATGTCTCTGGCCACCGACTTCCAGAGCTATGAACTCAGCATCGACAATACGTCGAAGCAGTCGGTCTTAACGCAATGCATCTTGCAAGGGCGCATGCCGGCGGTGCAGACGCTCAGCAAACATGGCCAGGGCTTCTTCAATGCAGTCGGAGCAAGGCGTAGTGACCACATCAGACTGGACACGGCATTAAGGTTGGGCATGAAGCTGCACGTCTTCGAAGCAATAGGCCAGCAGCGGGGTCTAGACTCTATCTTACCTCTCATCCTCGGTTTCGAGCTGCACAAGCTTTTGCGTCTGCCATACAAGACGTTCCTCACTATCAGCCGGGCTCTGGAGTCCGGAAGATGCTACGACGAGATGCTGATGGTCGTTGACGAAGAGCTTGCAACGTGGTGGGTCCAATATCGTGTACAATACCAGCAGCGCTATGCAGATCTTGCGTTCATTCGTAAGCATACCTTGCATCAATCTATGAAGTAATTTTCACTGACCAAGCACAGACAGCGGGCGCCGAGAGCCTGCTTCGGCGATGAGACCATCTGATAGGCCCAGTCAAGTCTTGCATACCCCATGGGCTGGTCTGATTGCAGCAGCAAATGCGACATCTATTCCTCGCATCGAGCGGATCAGCATTGACCCGGAAATGCACTTTCCGTCGACACCATTCGATGAGGGCTATTTGTCGCAGTACAGTGAGACTGAGTATTGTGACAGTAGTGATCATCGCATTGCGGTTCCGTCCGTAAGCTCGAGGACAGCATCATGTGTCGAGCTCTTCGCAGATCCAAGTGTCTATTCACTGCCAGCTTCGCAGACGCTGCCTATGGCCTGGCGTCTCGATCATGGTATTGGCAGTCACTACATGCCATAGCTAGGCCTGTATTCATATGCCGAAGGACGCATCACGGGAAACCAATTGATCGCGACCATCGAAGCAGGTCTGACAGCGGACGCTGTTCGGTAATGTTCTGTCTGTCTAGAACGTGAGAAGTTCAGAATTCCAACAGTCACAGGGCATCATCGAGACCGATCTCAACTGTGAGCTGAACAACATGTCCTCTGCTCTCAGTATGCCCCACGGGCGACGATGGAAGATCCCCGCTATCTGTGCCGTAGTACAATAGCAGACAGGCGACGAACAGTGCGGAAATAGTAGCTTTTGCTTCTGCAAAAGCTAAGCAATACGCAAAATCCTCAGTAGCAGGAGAAATGAATCGCCCCCGAATGAAATCTCACGATCGACAAATGAGCTCCGAAGCCATGTGTAGCCAAGACGGAGAAGCTATAAGCCTTGCTAGTAGGCATATGCTTCGAAAGGATCCGAGCTAGCACTACATGCCTTGACGCCACCAACAGGCCTTGGGCACGCCGCCTGTAGCTTCTCACGCAGGCAACAAGCCTATCAACAGTTGAAGCGCACAAGTGGAGGTCTTGAGCTTCTGATAGTGTGTAGTAGCATGGTAGATGATTGACAAAGACCTTTTGCGGTATGCAATGCTAGACGTCATCGGATCATCGCGAGGAAACGAAAATCCCCCTGAAGTGCAGGACAACATCACCGCCGCACTTGAGCCTCGCCACGACTACCATACAATCCGATAAAGACGACATGTCCACTACCTACTTTGTCCGCTCTAACTTCATCCTCACTCCCCATTAACTTCTCAATACCCCATCATGGCTCGCGCAATCCAGAAAACCGTCTTCGCCACAATGGCATTCGCAAGTTATGCCCTTGGCGTCACCACAACGTTACAAGGCGGCCGCAGAGGCGGCGCAGCGTGTCAGAGCCCAGACATCTACCTGACCTGCGGCGACGTCAGAGCGAATCAATGCTGCTACATCCCCGGGCGAGGCTTCGGCCAAGCCTTGTTCGATGGGCTGCCGACGGAGGATCCAGTAGCATACGGAGCAGTGTACTCGACCGCTGACGTGGACCCAAACACCGGGATAGATGCTAAGAAAAGTCTTTGAGATCATTGCTAACAAGGGCGTAGGCCTAGGGTCGGAGTGGTTCAGAATCACCACCAAACGAGAGGAACAAGAGGTCGCTCCGCCCGTGCATCCCGATACTTTGCACATTGGTAACCGTACCTTCCGCATGTTCGATGCGTCGGTGCCGGCGGATATTACGGAGGCCATGGCGAGATTCTTCGAAGAGGCTGATGAGACCACGGATCCAGAGCATGTTCCGAGGGCTTTCTTGCCCCATGAACGATTATGATGAGCCACCGTGGGGATCTGGTCCCAAAGGCTGCCCACTTCAGTCGCGTTGGGATCGCATGGCAGGTGTTTCCCAGCATTGCGATGGTTCTGCCGACATGAGGCATACGGAGGTGGCGCTGCGAGGGAAGGCGAGTCCGCCCTGCAGAGACTGTCTCGTCTGAAGTCGATCGTGCAATCAGGCCAGTATGGCAATATACAATAGATCTGTAAACTTGACACCCTCTGAGAGACTTAGCTTGTATTCAAATGAACCCAAGTACACTTCTCTGTCCACAAATGTAACGAGCTTGAGGACGACAACGTAATCTTCAAGTGACATTTCGCATCACTAGCATGACGCCAAGCTAAAAGAGTTGACTGCGTACCAGCATGAAGGGTCTGAACTGCCGCCACCAGCCTTGTTCACATCGTTAGAGCGTCATTTCCACCCTCACGCCAAACCACTCCATTTGTACATCCCCCAAACGATTCCGCATACGCCACGTACACCATAACTCCATGCTTTACCCACAATTCGGACTGGATATCGTTTAGTTTTGAAGTGTCCTTGAGCCATAACCCCAATTTAGTGAAAGCCTTATCGTAATGAATGATCTCTACTGGCGTGAGCTCGCCTGAGAAGCGTTGGAAGCACGTCTCTCCACCTCGGTGCTACGGCGAGAGAGGTTGACAAGGACCTCGCTGGCTTCCTTGTCGTCGAGAGTGTAGCCTGGGCCGCTGGAGTTGGGGTAAGTGTGGAGAGCACCACCGAAGAGGGAGGAGATGGTGGCGGTGCGCTGGCCGAACTTGTTGAACTCCTCGATCATCTGGGAGCAGGAGTACTTTGGTGGACCCATGGTGACCTTGGGCTTGGGAGCCATAGTGGCACGGCTTGCCATATCGCGGCAAGCTTGGGCACGTTCAGGATCGGCTTGACACATGTCGCAGCTACCAGGAAGAGACTTTGGCCCCGCAGGTGCAACGACTGGGTCGACGGCCTTGGTGGCAGCCTGCTTGCAAGCGCAGTTCTGGTCGTCGGTGCAGAAGCCGCAATTGTCATCGTCGTTGCGCTCGGTCATGGTGAAGTCCATCTGGTTGCTATCGTTGCTGACGGTGTTGCGGAGATAGTTGTTGGAACGGCCGTAAGTGGTGAAGTCGATCTCGTTGCTGCTTTCCTCGGGCGGCGTTGGGACATCTCTCTGTGCGTAAGATGCGAAGGACTGCGTTGGCATAGGCACCGATGGTCTGAAGGAGACGTTGCGCTCGCTGGCAAGCTTGGCGCTTTGTAGCTGCTTCTCCAGGGCGTCGGCGCGCTGTTTCTCGGCCGCGGCTCTCTGCTCGGCACTCTCAGCGCGCTGTAGAAGGGCCTTCGTCTCTTGCTGGAAGATATGGGTCTCGCGGGCATGGTCGTCCCTCAGCTTCTGGACATCACGTCTGAAATTGTTGACTTCCGCCTCGTACTGCAGCTTCTTGTTTCCGAGCTCCTCGAGAGCATCTTGCAGCTTCTGCTGTCTCTTGTCGCGGAAGCTCCGCTGGGCCATCCTGTTCTGCATGCGGCGTCTATCGGCCGCGTCCTCTGCTGCTATCGGCTTTCGGCCTGGCTTGGGACGTTGCGGGATGGAAACACTCTTGGTCATGGGGCCCGTCGCCTGGACCATGGTGGGCTGGTCGCCGGTCGCACTGGCCACGCTGTTATACCGCTGGAGTGGGACCCGGCTTCCGCGTGGCGATACCGACCCATCACTACCGGGACTGTGCACCTGGCTGGCGGAATGCGGCGTGAACTGCGGCGGCGGCTGTTGCTGCTGTTGCTGCTGTTGCTGCTGTTGCTGCTGCTGAGCGAAGTGGTTGCCGTCGGGCGCGGTCTGGTCGAATGGGCTGATCGGGTGCTGACCGTTCATAGGATTGTAGCCAAACTGCGACTGCGGTATCTGAGCATCTGGACGCTTGAGGTCAGCATTGTGCACTGCTGCTGTCGCTGTCGCTGTCGACATTGTGCTAATATGAGGTGGGAAGAGGATGTATCTGATTCGCGAGTAAGATGATCTGATTAGATTGTGCGCCCGCAGAAGAGCTGAGGCCGGCATCGGCGGCTGTCCGGCAGTCGGGGTTTTTCGGATCAGGCCACTGTGTCACATGAGGGGGTGGAGTTCGTCTTGATCGACGGCACATTCGTGAGGTATCGCGTGGCCTGGAGAGTGTTGCTGGCCAGGCGAAGAGTGTTCTGTCATGTTGACATTAACATTGAGCAGCAGGCAGCACGACCATCGGTACACTCGGCCAAGATCCCAGGCACGGCGGCAGGTGTAAGTGGTCAGAGCAGCATATCTCATCGACGACCGGAGTAGGTCAGAGAACGGTCGTGAAGTCGTGTCCGTAACTCAGTTATTATGATCTCGTGCACA
Above is a window of Fulvia fulva chromosome 6, complete sequence DNA encoding:
- a CDS encoding Zn(2)-C6 fungal-type transcription factor afumD; the protein is MPSRRFHGKTRTGCIACKARHVKCGEERPICNNCRRRNTACEYLSDNVKQNGNPSETSSSVTDKAPEMDRFDSLDLVLMHRYSTVTSLHLFPAPESPRIWQTEVPLVAENHAVLQHGMLALAAMDLACVAAAHGDSAKFRTRGLHHQQIALPIFREMLTANDEDEQEQNVVFLFSAILVIVAFSSALSAKTRPSLAEIVDLFVLFRGPRAMWERHHNGANKQLVAALFPKDASVESSLGQLALRSTRNAPGFPKHPELDEACTEALSQLRQAKIVKHWYPQDVRAMAWFPALVSEEFMHQVHEHRPIALTVLYEYVHILAHFQDRWWISL
- a CDS encoding Efflux pump himE, which encodes MGSREFCTEVTPQCPVELTTYGYRPTLAGNSIILALFGICTIAQLALGIKHRLPAFASVVCIACALECAGYGGRLMMNDNPWSSGGFKLQIVGLILAPSFLAAGIYLTFKHLVIVLGRQYSRLMPRLYPWIFISCDFASIVLQAIGGGIAASETEQLLDVGNGIIIAGIAFQVATMGVCILLAVDFAIKLWKSRSRSTADGAALENVKTYTTTTAFYYYLGCMAVAFVTIFIRCIYRLPEMAGGWGNPLMRNEKEFLILDGAMVAIAAVLMTIAHPGIFFPEMRAKNVARQAEQAEKAAGGNESP
- a CDS encoding DNA-directed RNA polymerase subunit N, which encodes MIIPIRCFTCGKPIAHLFETYVNLISTEVPDPEASAITGEPETKMMDDGDAMDIIGLTRYCCRRMMLTHVDLVQKFLGYKTADAHKIMEDIKKEMSTQGTKY